A part of Chanodichthys erythropterus isolate Z2021 chromosome 4, ASM2448905v1, whole genome shotgun sequence genomic DNA contains:
- the LOC137018590 gene encoding trace amine-associated receptor 13c-like: MNLTALNQTDGCQEYFCSVRSVSLSVYVILYVAAAAVALLTVCGNLLVIISVSHFKQLHTPANILILSLAVSDLLVGVFVMPLNLSWLIESCWIFGPVMCSALKFVNFQATSVSVHTVALIAVDRFLALSYPFIYSEKISPTVICIATLFNWLFSLLYNFTLLFINGNFTDVTCPGECVFIVDEVSSLIDLLVVFLMPCTLIIILYTHVFVIAKKHVTAIRALQVHNSTSKNRVSDKSERKAAMLLGILVFVFLLCLLPYYICSLVVSYSNADVFLVRDVAVILFFLNSTINPIIYALFYPWFQKSLKLMFTFKVFNKDSCLMNVM; this comes from the coding sequence ATGAATCTCACAGCATTGAACCAAACTGATGGCTGTCAGGAATATTTCTGTTCAGTGAGATCTGTTTCTTTATCTGTCTATGTGATTCTGTATGTGGCCGCAGCAGCTGTGGCTCTTCTGACCGTGTGTGGAAACCTGCTGGTCATCATCTCTGTTAGTCACTTCAAGCAGCTCCACACACCTGCTAACATCCTCATCCTCTCTTTGGCTGTGTCTGATCTGCTGGTCGGAGTTTTTGTGATGCCACTTAATTTGTCTTGGCTCATTGAGTCTTGTTGGATTTTTGGACCAGTGATGTGCTCTGCTTTAAAATTTGTGAATTTTCAAGCAACAAGCGTGTCTGTTCACACTGTGGCTCTAATCGCAGTTGATCGTTTTTTGGCTTTAAGTTATCCTTTTATTTATTCTGAGAAAATCTCACCCACTGTGATCTGCattgcaactttatttaacTGGCTGTTTTCACTCCTTTATAACTTCACTCTTCTCTTCATTAATGGAAActtcactgatgtcacatgtCCAGgagaatgtgtttttattgtagaTGAGGTTTCATCCCTCATTGATCTCCTGGTTGTGTTTCTTATGCCATGTACACTCATCATAATATTATACACTCATGTTTTTGTCATTGCTAAGAAACATGTGACTGCTATAAGAGCCCTTCAGGTTCACAACAGCACCTCTAAAAACAGAGTCAGTGACAAATCAGAGCGAAAAGCTGCGATGCTGCTGGGGATTCTGGTCTTTGTGTTTCTTCTGTGTTTACTGCCATATTATATTTGTTCTTTAGTGGTTTCATATAGTAATGCTGACGTGTTTTTAGTCAGAGATGTTGctgtaatattatttttcctGAACTCCACCATTAATCCCATCATTTATGCCTTATTCTATCCCTGGTTTCAGAAAAGCTTAAAATTAATgttcacatttaaagtgtttaaTAAAGACTCCTGTCTGATGAATGTGATGTAA
- the LOC137018589 gene encoding trace amine-associated receptor 13c-like, which produces MNLTAVNQTDGCQEYFCPERSVSLSVYVIQYVAAAAVALLTVCGNLLVIITVSHFKQLHTPANILILSLAVSDLLTGLFVIPFHLILLIESCWISGTAMCSVFNFVTFLATSVSVHTVALIAVDRFLALRLPFLYSEKISPTVICIVTLFNWLFSLLYNFTLLFINGNFTDVTCPGKCVYIINGVSSLIDLLVVFLVPCTLIIILYTRVFVIVKKHVTAIRALQVHNSTSKNRVSDKSERKAAMLLGILVFVFLLCLLPYYICSLVIPYSNDDLFHVRDVAVIFFFLNSTINPIIYALFYPWFQKSLKLIFTFKVFNKDSCLMNVM; this is translated from the coding sequence ATGAATCTCACAGCAGTGAACCAAACTGATGGCTGTCAGGAATATTTCTGTCCAGAGAGATCTGTTTCTTTATCTGTCTATGTGATTCAGTATGTGGCCGCAGCAGCTGTGGCTCTTCTGACCGTGTGTGGAAACCTGCTGGTCATCATCACTGTTAGTCACTTCAAGCAGCTCCACACACCTGCTAACATCCTCATCCTCTCTTTGGCTGTGTCTGATCTGCTTACAGGACTTTTTGTGATACCATTTCACTTGATTTTGCTGATTGAGTCTTGTTGGATTTCTGGAACAGCAATGTGCTCGGTTTTCAATTTTGTGACTTTTCTAGCAACAAGCGTGTCTGTTCACACTGTGGCTCTAATCGCAGTTGATCGGTTTTTGGCTTTACGTTTACCTTTCCTTTACTCTGAGAAAATCTCACCCACTGTGATCTGCATTGTCACTTTATTTAACTGGCTGTTTTCACTCCTTTATAACTTCACTCTTCTCTTCATTAATGGAAActtcactgatgtcacatgtccaggaaaatgtgtttatattattaatgGGGTTTCATCCCTCATTGATCTGCTGGTTGTGTTTCTTGTGCCATGTACACTCATCATAATATTATACACTCGTGTTTTTGTCATTGTTAAGAAACATGTGACTGCTATAAGAGCCCTTCAGGTTCACAATAGCACCTCTAAAAACAGAGTCAGTGACAAATCAGAGCGAAAAGCTGCGATGCTGCTGGGGATTCTGGTCTTTGTGTTTCTTCTGTGTTTACTGCCATATTATATTTGTTCTTTAGTGATTCCGTACAGTAATGATGACTTGTTTCATGTCAGAGATGTTGCTGTAATATTTTTCTTCCTGAACTCCACCATTAATCCCATCATTTATGCCTTATTCTATCCCTGGTTTCAGAAAAgcttaaaattaattttcacatttaaagtgtttaaTAAAGACTCCTGTCTGATGAATGTGATGTAA